One window of the Vigna radiata var. radiata cultivar VC1973A chromosome 1, Vradiata_ver6, whole genome shotgun sequence genome contains the following:
- the LOC106757562 gene encoding uncharacterized protein LOC106757562 codes for MSEERFNVVVHHGGTLVTDIPFRYVGGEVTNWSVDPDKWSYFEVVDSAKELGYINVSELFYSIDHILYKLFDDKDAMNMVGIAKILGEVNLFVVHSMDEEPDIIVESELNEPVEDEVVVGVEDEVVVQVEEDEEMAVQVEDMVEENVGVEEEEVVIEHHGQVEEEVVIEEFSSSDDVGVVHGEVDEGLVDVDVNIDEGVLHNDVQGSVSVEYSENESNCDSDTDDSGDIQRNPKDRGLSDDDWESEALESPEESGSEDGVDERQSCGQFGTYVKQKNMSEYKWEVGTKFNDKNEFMEAVRSYAVHAGRNLKFLKNDNRRVRVRCLGAEKKCPWMAYCGYLEGCRTWQMRKILDTHTCSRQFNIKMMNAKWLSETLDTTLLENPNLKITDIRSKALRKWNTNVSLSKARRAKLMASCKLEGSFKDQFTRIFYYAHELLRSNPGSTVKVKVDSEHGPTTFQRPFIGLDGYFLKGKYKGELLTVVARDPNEQMLPLTYAIVEVKNKETWSWFLELLIEVLRDTEVMDAFTFMSDQQKGLQLALEALLPKAEHRFCMRHLYANFRKKFRGHTLKTLMWKAATSTYPQAWEREMLNMKEVNVEAYKHLIVIPPRYWSRSRFTGRAVTDTLVNNMSEAFNSVIVDARGKPIVTMLEEIR; via the exons ATGTCTGAGGAGAGATTTAATgttgtggtccaccatggtgGAACCCTGGTTACAGATATACCTTTTCGATATGTTGGTGGGGAAGTCACTAATTGGAGTGTGGACCCAGACAAATGGAGTTACTTTGAAGTGGTAGATTCCGCTAAGGAGTTGGGTTATATTAATGTGTCTGAATTATTTTATAGCATTGACCATATTTTGTATAAGTTGTTCGATGACAAAGATGCAATGAACATGGTAGGCATTGCCAAGATTTTAGGGGAAGTTAACTTGTTTGTGGTGCACTCTATGGATGAGGAGCCAGACATTATTGTTGAAAGTGAATTAAATGAACCA GTGGAGGATGAAGTTGTTGTGGGGGTGGAGGATGAAGTGGTTGTGCAGGTGGAGGAGGATGAGGAAATGGCTGTGCAGGTGGAGGATATGGTTGAAGAGAACGTTggggtggaggaggaggaagttGTTATTGAACATCACGGGCAGGTGGAGGAAGAAGTTGTGATTGAAGAATTTAGTTCAAGTGATGATGTAGGGGTGGTGCATGGTGAAGTGGATGAAGGACTagttgatgttgatgttaatATTGATGAAGGGGTACTACATAACGACGTACAAGGGTCTGTGTCAGTAGAATATAGTGAGAATGAAAGCAACTGTGATTCAGACACAGATGACAGTGGAGATATACAGAGAAACCCAAAGGACAGGGGGTTGTCTGATGATGACTGGGAATCAGAAGCATTGGAAAGTCCAGAAGAGAGTGGAAGTGAGGATGGTGTtgatgaaaggcaaagttgtgGTCAATTTGGGACGTATGTTAAGCAAAAAAATATGTCAGAATACAAGTGGGAAGTGGGAACAAAGTTCAATGATAAGAATGAGTTTATGGAGGCTGTTAGAAGTTATGCCGTCCATGCAGGGAGGAATCTGAAGTTTCTTAAGAATGACAATAGAAGGGTTCGAGTGAGATGCTTGGGTGCAGAAAAAAAATGTCCATGGATGGCTTACTGTGGATATTTAGAAGGATGTAGAACTTGGCAAATGAGAAAAATTTTGGATACCCATACCTGCAGTAGGCAATTCAATATCAAAATGATGAATGCAAAGTGGTTGAGTGAGACATTAGATACCACATTACTTGAAAATCCAAATTTGAAGATAACTGACATACGGTCAAAAGCTTTGAGGAAATGGAATACAAATGTCTCACTATCTAAAGCTCGTAGGGCAAAATTAATGGCATCATGCAAACTTGAAGGTTCATTCAAAGATCAGTTCAcaagaattttttattatgcaCATGAATTATTAAGAAGTAACCCGGGATCAACCGTCAAAGTTAAAGTGGATAGTGAACATGGTCCAACCACCTTCCAAAG GCCCTTTATTGGTTTGGATGGATATTTCCTAAAAGGAAAGTACAAGGGGGAGTTATTAACAGTTGTTGCTAGAGATCCTAATGAGCAGATGTTACCTCTGACATATGCAATTGTGGaagtaaaaaacaaagaaacttgGTCTTGGTTTTTGGAATTGTTGATAGAAGTCCTTAGGGACACTGAAGTAATGGATGCATTCACTTTTATGTCTGACCAACAAAAG GGTTTGCAGCTAGCATTGGAAGCACTTTTACCTAAGGCAGAGCATAGATTTTGCATGAGACACTTATATgcaaatttcagaaaaaagtTCAGAGGGCACACCTTGAAGACACTGATGTGGAAGGCTGCTACTAGTACCTACCCCCAAGCTTGGGAAAGAGAAATGTTGAATATGAAAGAGGTCAATGTAGAAGCTTACAAACACCTTATTGTTATTCCCCCAAG GTATTGGTCTAGATCTAGATTTACAGGTCGAGCAGTAACTGATACACTAGTCAATAACATGAGTGAAGCTTTTAATAGTGTTATTGTTGATGCTAGAGGAAAGCCCATTGTAACCATGCTAGAGGAAATTAGATGA
- the LOC106757573 gene encoding F-box/kelch-repeat protein At3g23880-like: MATVSSGRILADHDDLIVEILSWLPVTSIGRFRCVSKTWKSLISGSYFVKLHVERSSRNPQIVLMLRKEHEKQCFMALFFSISSLIENPVPTFRASVGHSPISSRILFGSCNGLLSIHESLSTDEYEEHWVDFWNPVTKTSSGPSPSLRLNYDTDFQYLRNFWYNNDFYYFRNFGFGYDDRSDSYKVVIMLLHTRTLRTSVWVYCMGDQHWNCTLTNCSAFHTIDSNGHSLNGTVNWLGFSEESRKKVQIFSYDLYNDTCKYLSVPELPYKEPHANSIGILNGCLCFFLHEKTDFVVLVLKDIQDETSWTQLLRVSYNRLQINEYSSNLRILCMSGDLLLLTYSKMGYCEFIIFNLKDNKVESIEGLFQPIVFNMFSFPYAPTFISL, translated from the coding sequence ATGGCCACGGTTTCTTCTGGTAGAATACTCGCTGATCATGATGATCTCATAGTGGAAATTCTTTCATGGCTTCCTGTAACAAGTATCGGGCGATTCAGGTGTGTTTCAAAAACATGGAAATCCCTTATATCCGGTtcctattttgtaaaattacaCGTTGAAAGGTCTTCCAGAAACCCACAAATCGTATTAATGCTGAGAAAGGAACACGAGAAGCAATGTTTCATGGCTTTATTCTTCTCTATATCTTCTTTAATCGAAAACCCTGTACCCACTTTTCGTGCTAGTGTCGGGCACTCTCCCATCAGCTCTAGAATTTTATTCGGTTCTTGCAATGGTTTGCTTTCCATACATGAATCTCTCTCCACAGATGAATATGAAGAGCATTGGGTCGACTTTTGGAACCCTGTCACCAAGACTTCCTCCGGACCTTCACCAAGCTTGCGTCTCAATTACGATACTGATTTTCAGTATCTTAGGAATTTCTGGTACAACAATGATTTTTACTATTTTAggaattttggttttgggtaTGACGATCGAAGCGACAGTTACAAGGTGGTGATAATGCTTTTGCATACCCGTACACTGCGAACGAGTGTATGGGTTTACTGCATGGGTGACCAACACTGGAACTGTACTTTGACAAATTGTTCGGCTTTTCACACTATTGACAGTAATGGACACTCTCTTAATGGCACTGTTAACTGGTTAGGATTTTCTGAAGAATCGAGAAAGAAGGTACAAATATTTTCGTATGATCTATATAACGATACATGCAAATATTTGTCGGTGCCTGAACTCCCCTATAAAGAACCTCACGCGAATTCTATCGGAATTTTGAAtggttgtctttgtttttttcttcatgaGAAGACAGACTTTGTTGTTTTGGTATTGAAGGATATTCAAGATGAAACATCTTGGACTCAGTTGCTGAGGGTAAGTTATAACCGTCTTCAGATCAATGAATATAGCAGCAACCTGCGAATTTTGTGCATGTCTGGTGATCTATTGTTGCTCACATATTCAAAGATGGGATATTGCGAATTCATTATCTTTAATCTTAAGGATAATAAAGTGGAAAGTATTGAAGGGTTGTTCCAGCCCATCGTCTTTAACATGTTCTCCTTTCCCTATGCTCCAACCTTTATTTCGCTTTGA
- the LOC106770654 gene encoding probable mitochondrial saccharopine dehydrogenase-like oxidoreductase At5g39410, with protein sequence MAVSAPTSKFDIVILGASGFTGKHVLREALKFLTSFNSIAIAGRDTSKLAQTLNWAARPNPPPPIPILAADTADAASLRALCDRARILLNCVGPFRRHGAPVVAACVAAGCDYLDITGETEFMERVEREHHAQAVKNGALVVSACGFDSVPAEMGFLFHSRQWVGPARPNRVEAYLGLESERRIVGNFGTFESAVMAVKDLNEIEQRRVIRVKPKIPGPPPKGEIIEHQKKIGMWGVTLPSADATLVGRTLSTLTESPDGVPGMNESEEMVEKRKTFWSSVKPAHFGVKLGSKSLLHMFGFIMIGILIGVLGRFSFGRWLLLKYPSIFSFGGFSKNGPSEEEIASASFKMWFIGDGFSNERLAAEGKKKPDMEIITRVMGPEMGYVSTPIILIQCALILHSQRKNLPKGGVYTPGIVFGATDLQERLQQNGISFHVISKSSLST encoded by the exons ATGGCAGTGTCAGCACCAACCTCAAAGTTCGACATTGTGATCCTCGGAGCCTCTGGTTTCACCGGCAAACATGTTCTTAGAGAAGCCCTAAAATTCCTCACCAGTTTCAACTCCATCGCAATAGCGGGCCGCGACACCTCCAAATTGGCCCAAACTCTCAACTGGGCTGCTAGGCCCAATCCGCCACCTCCCATCCCCATCCTTGCCGCCGACACCGCCGACGCCGCCTCCCTCCGGGCGCTATGCGACCGCGCGCGCATCCTCCTCAACTGCGTCGGCCCCTTCCGCCGCCACGGGGCGCCCGTTGTCGCCGCGTGTGTAGCCGCCGGCTGCGACTACCTCGACATCACTGGCGAGACCGAGTTCATGGAGCGCGTGGAGCGTGAACACCATGCGCAGGCTGTAAAGAACGGAGCTTTGGTGGTTTCAGCTTGTGGGTTTGACTCGGTGCCGGCGGAGATGGGGTTTTTGTTCCACTCGAGGCAGTGGGTGGGCCCGGCCCGGCCCAACAGGGTGGAGGCGTATCTGGGCTTGGAATCGGAGAGGAGGATTGTGGGGAATTTTGGAACGTTTGAGTCTGCGGTTATGGCTGTTAAGGATTTGAACGAGATTGAACAACGGAGAGTCATCAGAGTAAAACCTAAG ATTCCTGGGCCCCCACCTAAGGGAGAAATAATAGAACACCAGAAGAAAATTGGCATGTGGGGTGTAACACTACCATCAGCAGATGCAACTCTTGTTGGAAGAACTCTTTCAACTCTAACTGAATCCCCTGATGGAGTACCTGGGATGAATGAGAGTGAAGAGATGGTTGAGAAAAGGAAAACCTTCTGGTCATCTGTGAAGCCGGCTCATTTTGGAGTGAAACTGGGCTCAAAATCTTTGTTGCACATGTTTGGATTTATTATGATTGGAATACTGATTGGTGTTTTGGGAAGATTCTCTTTTGGAAGATGGCTTCTGTTGAAATATCCTTCCATCTTCAGCTTTGGAGGGTTCAGCAAGAATGGACCTTCTGAAGAGGAGATTGCGAGTGCTTCATTTAAGATGTGGTTTATTGGAGATGGTTTCAGCAATGAGAGGCTTGCTGCAGAGGGAAAGAAGAAACCTGACATGGAAATTATTACAAGAGTAATGGGACCTGAAATGGGATATGTGAGCACTCCTATAATTCTGATTCAGTGTGCTCTTATTCTTCACAGCCAAAGAAAGAATCTACCAAAGGGAGGAGTTTACACTCCTGGGATTGTATTTGGTGCAACTGATCTCCAGGAAAGGCTTCAACAAAATGGAATATCTTTTCATGTCATATCAAAAAGTTCCCTTTCTACATGA
- the LOC106774706 gene encoding chorismate mutase 1, chloroplastic, whose product MESKLLTNTHFLPSTPTCLFHPTPRRASISFNPTSDFLPKGSLSFRPRAASIESVPIKKRIDESEYLTLDQIRHSLIRQEDSIIFSLLERSQYCYNEDTYDPDAFSMNEFHGSLVEYMLRETEKLHAKVGRYKSPDEHPFFPEGLPEPMLPPLQYPQVLHPIAESININEKVWSLYFRVLIPQIVKQGDDGNLGSSAVCDVTCLQVLSKRIHYGKFVAEAKYQASPDSYKPAILAQDKEKLMELLTYPEVEEAIKRRVDMKTKTYGQEVIINLKEHRTEPVYKINPSLVADLYSDWIMPLTKEVQVAYLLRRLD is encoded by the exons aTGGAGTCCAAGCTCCTCACAAACACCCATTTCCTTCCTTCCACACCCACATGCCTTTTTCATCCCACACCTCGCAGGGCTTCGATTTCCTTCAACCCCACTTCGGATTTTCTTCCAAAAGGCAGTCTTTCTTTCCGCCCACGCGCTGCTTCCATCGA ATCAGTGccaataaagaaaagaattgaTGAGAGTGAATATCTGACCCTTGATCAGATAAGGCATTCTCTAATTCGTCAAGAGGATAGCATCATCTTCAGTCTCTTGGAGCGATCACAATACTGTTACAATGAAGATACATATGATCCAGATGCCTTCTCCATGAATGAATTTCATGGATCGTTGGTGGAGTACATGTTGAGGGAAACTGAGAAGCTTCATGCCAAG GTGGGCAGGTACAAGAGCCCCGATGAGCATCCATTCTTTCCTGAAGGCCTACCTGAACCAATGTTACCACCATTGCAGTACCCTCAG GTGTTGCACCCTATTGCCGAGTCAATTAATATAAACGAGAAAGTATGGAGCTTGTACTTTAGGGTTCTCATCCCTCAAATAGTTAAGCAAGGAGATGATGGTAACCTTGGATCTAGCGCTGTTTGTGATGTAACATGCTTGCAG GTTCTTTCAAAAAGAATCCATTATGGAAAGTTTGTAGCCGAGGCAAAATATCAAGCTTCTCCCGATTCATATAAGCCTGCCATTTTAGCTCAG GACAAAGAGAAATTGATGGAATTGCTTACATATCCTGAAGTTGAAGAGGCAATCAAGAGGAGAGTTGACATGAAGACCAAGACTTATGGGCAAGAAGTGATCATAAATTTGAAGGAACACAGAACTGAGCCAGTCTACAAAATAAATCCAAGTTTGGTTGCTGATCTTTACAGTGATTGGATCATGCCTCTGACAAAGGAAGTTCAAGTTGCTTATTTGCTGAGAAGGTTGGACTGA
- the LOC106774499 gene encoding lamin-like protein, translating to MEDRMKKRVLSPPIVLLFLALSLLLLLPEASATKFNVGDNKFWNPNINYTEWAKGKHFYLGDWLYFVYDRNQASVLEVNKTDYETCNSDHPITNWTRGAGRDVVPLNVTKTYYIISGKGFCFSGMKVAVHVEKLPPPPKAAPVKSGAPTLFSTGHILLTPVVFAVGAAWDAFIHFW from the exons ATGGAGGATAGGATGAAGAAGAGGGTGCTTTCTCCACCAATTGTGCTTCTCTTTCTAGCTTTATCACTTCTTCTCTTGCTTCCAGAAGCTTCTGCTACAAAGTTTAACGTTGGAGATAACAAGTTTTGGAACCCCAATATCAACTACACTGAATGGGCCAAAGGAAAACATTTCTACCTTGGAGATTGGCTGT ATTTTGTTTACGACAGGAACCAAGCTAGCGTGCTGGAAGTGAACAAGACCGATTATGAGACTTGTAACTCTGATCATCCGATCACAAACTGGACAAGGGGTGCAGGAAGAGACGTTGTTCCTCTAAACGTAACCAAAACCTACTACATCATCAGTGGCAAAGGGTTCTGCTTCAGTGGCATGAAGGTGGCTGTTCATGTCGAAAAGCTACCACCTCCGCCGAAAGCCGCCCCTGTAAAATCCGGCGCACCAACACTCTTCTCCACCGGCCACATTCTTCTCACGCCGGTTGTTTTCGCCGTCGGAGCAGCGTGGGATGCATTCATTCATTTCTGGTAG